Proteins encoded by one window of Haliotis asinina isolate JCU_RB_2024 chromosome 6, JCU_Hal_asi_v2, whole genome shotgun sequence:
- the LOC137286547 gene encoding uncharacterized protein: protein MAASMSIIFSTYLIGLITPLHAIYPFRNTSLSIDERVADLINRLSLEEIAEQMAGAGGGGMHGGEPSPAIPRLGIGKFVWSVECLRGDAMAGNATSFPQALGLAATFNRDIIYQVSTATAAEVRAKNNDFKKQGIFHDHTGLGCFSPVINIMRHPLWGRNQETYGEDPYLTGKLAAWYVQGLQGSHPRYLATAATCKHFAAYDGPEDLPVSRESFDAKVSEFDLRTTFLPQFKSCLKAGASGVMVGVNSVNGIPACLNKYLLTDVLRTEWDFPGYVVSDAGALEFSIQFHHYLPNYIDTAAAGVNAGLNLELAPDHYNATVYRTIPAAVKRGQLSENLVRERAKPVFATRMRLGEFDPPAMNPYTKYNLSLIQSLEHQELSLRAAIQSLVLLKNDGILPLKKKLKTLALIGPMANTTSQIMGDYAADVDTRFISTVLHGIHLSETMQYSAGCDDTWCQEYMSGKVIQAVSSSDATLLCLGTGQAVETENIDRADMLLPGKQKNLLQDVIKYSKGPVILLLFSGGPLDIRLAVTSAKVAAILQCFFPAQATGKALQSVLTLSEPYSNPAGRLPFTWYASQEQVPKMTDYSMKNKTYRYFTGHPLYPFGYGLSYSQFKYTDFHIEPVKVKAGESVTITFKVTNLGPYDGDEVVQVYMSWQNSSVPAPRIQLVSFDRIHLKNGQTVSQKFTVTSEQMAVWVTEKGFVVEPGVMTLYTGPTPATITMQGVQSRLLEGHFSVYR from the exons atgGCGGCCTCCATGTCAATAATATTTTCAACCTACCTCATCGGATTGATAACACCGCTACATGCCATATATCCCTTTAGGAACACGTCCTTGTCAATAGATGAGCGTGTTGCTGATCTCATTAACCGACTGTCACTTGAAGAGATTGCTGAGCAAATGGCGGGTGCTGGGGGTGGCGGTATGCATGGTGGCGAACCCTCCCCAGCGATACCTCGCCTGGGTATAGGGAAGTTCGTATGGTCTGTTGAATGCCTCCGAGGGGATGCCATGGCAGGAAATGCGACATCTTTCCCTCAAGCATTAGGCCTTGCAGCAACATTTAA CCGGGACATAATCTATCAGGTATCCACTGCCACAGCAGCTGAAGTGAGAGCTAAGAACAATGACTTTAAGAAACAAGGAATATTCCATGACCACACTGGCCTTGGCTGTTTCAgtccagtcatcaacatcatgagacATCCGTTGTGGGGCAGGAACCAG GAAACCTATGGTGAGGACCCATACTTGACTGGCAAATTGGCGGCGTGGTACGTCCAAGGTCTGCAAGGATCTCACCCCCGCTACCTGGCTACTGCTGCCACCTGTAAACACTTTGCTGCATATGACGGTCCTGAAGACCTACCTGTAAGCAGAGAGTCCTTTGATGCCAAG GTATCCGAGTTCGACTTGCGGACAACGTTCCTGCCGCAGTTCAAGTCTTGTCTCAAGGCAGGAGCATCTGGAGTCATGGTTGGTGT CAATTC TGTAAATGGCATCCCAGCATGTTTAAACAAATACCTGCTGACCGACGTGTTGAGAACAGAGTGGGATTTTCCTGGTTATGTGGTGAGCGATGCGGGGGCTCTAGAGTTCTCCATCCAGTTCCATCACTACCTCCCAAACTACATCGACACTGCAGCAGCTGGGGTCAACGCTGGACTCAACCTTGAACTGGCACCGGATCACTACAATGCTACAG TGTACAGGACAATCCCTGCAGCAGTGAAGAGAGGTCAGTTGTCCGAGAATCTAGTGAGAGAGAGGGCCAAGCCAGTATTTGCCACCCGGATGAGACTTGGGGAGTTCGACCCACCTGCCATGAATCCCTACACTAAGTACAACCTCTCCCTCATCCAGAGCCTGGAGCACCAAGAACTGTCTCTCAGAGCTGCAATCCAGTCGCTGGTTCTGCTGAAGAACGATGGCATCTTACCTCTCAAGAAGAAGCTAAAGACATTGGCT CTGATTGGCCCAATGGCCAACACAACGAGTCAGATAATGGGAGACTACGCTGCCGATGTGGACACCAGGTTTATATCCACTGTGTTGCATGGCATCCACCTGAGCGAGACAATGCAGTACTCAGCTGGATGTGACGACACCTGGTGTCAGGAGTACATGTCAGGGAAGGTCATTCAAGCAGTGTCCTCTTCTGATGCTACACTCCTCTGTCTTGGCACAG GCCAGGCAGTCGAAactgaaaacattgacagagcaGATATGCTGTTACCAGGGAAACAGAAAAACTTGTTGCAAGATGTCATCAAGTATT CGAAAGGTCCTGTAATCCTGCTGCTGTTCTCAGGAGGTCCTCTGGATATCCGTCTGGCAGTTACTTCTGCAAAAGTGGCAGCCATCTTGCAATGCTTCTTCCCAGCTCAAGCAACTGGTAAAGCTCTGCAGAGTGTCTTGACTCTGAGTGAGCCCTACAGCAACCCAGCAGGGAGATTACCATTCACATGGTATGCCTCTCAAGAACAG GTCCCGAAGATGACAGACTATTCTATGAAGAACAAAACCTATCGCTACTTCACAGGGCACCCATTGTACCCGTTTGGATATGGCTTGTCATACTCCCAGTTCAAGTACACAGACTTCCATATTGAGCCTGTGAAGGTGAAGGCTGGGGAGAGTGTCACCATCACCTTCAAAGTGACAAACCTGGGACCATATGACGGGGATGAG GTGGTACAGGTGTACATGTCCTGGCAGAACTCCTCTGTGCCTGCTCCTCGTATACAGCTTGTATCGTTTGATAGGATCCACTTGAAGAATGGACAGACTGTCAGCCAGAAGTTCACTGTCACTTCAGAACAGATGGCTGTGTGGGTGACCGAGAAGGGTTTTGTGGTGGAGCCAG GTGTGATGACCTTGTACACAGGACCAACACCAGCCACGATCACAATGCAGGGTGTCCAGTCTAGACTACTGGAGGGGCATTTCAGTGTGTACAGATGA